The nucleotide sequence CTTCTCCGATTATCTgtccataaataaattgttggttttaTGAAATTAAGTGCCTATACACGACACAAGATATAATAGCTTACATTCTACATTCATTTGATGGCGCCATCTAGCAGATAACAATATCATTAAGCTTGTTTCACAACCATTGACATCCTACATTACATCATGTataattatgatttattttacgTTTACCAAATATTAGCGATAAGTTGGCCAAATGTTGAATTTGCAGGATTTCAGGAAACTTTGTGGGATTATATTCCAATTTCCTGTCAATGCTTGAGTCGGTTGAGTGAGTTGGAATAATTCTATATAAATCTATTCGTTCCTCTCacaaattgtcaatttttttgatttgatttcactGATctatttactatttattttattttcatacgTTCTGCATATGTCACTTAGGAATCTGAATCGCTGTTCTACTGTAATAAATTGAGGAATTCTTATCGAGTTTTCAATGATGTGATGATACGATGTGAGATTTCATGATTCGTTTAAATACTTATCTTCCACTCAAAAAGAAAGTTTGCATTCTGAAAAAATAAGATCAAACGCGCCCACTTATGCATCTCGTTTGCATAGTTGAATTGACCCTAAAAATCCtttgaaaaaattaatatagTGGGAGTACCCACATGGCAATGTtgatcataaaaataaaagttatgAAAAAAGGATAATTAAACTTCGCCcaacctttaaaaaaaaactcaagTATTCTTTCTTGCCTTTatacattatttttgtttatttgcgtttatattttttatatacaagTTTACAATGAGATTTCCTTGTCATCCGCTTTGATCGATTCGTTTGtctatatgtttttattacatttgCCTCTGTATATTGGTTAGTGTATAATTAAACTTTAATATTCGTTATTTTATTGCACTCGGTTTATATACAGCTCAGGTAGAAGCTTAAACTGCCACGTAAACGCATCTAAAGGAAAGAAGGTGTAACAAATGTTTTACTAACTGCAAAATCAAGAATGTAACCAAGAGGCATTACCTAAAACTTGAATTGAACAATGTAAATAACTAATATACACTTCTACGTTTGCGGGATGCAAATATTGTACAAAACACATTCGCTAAAATTATACTTAATCTAGGCGATCCTAATCGACTGAGGATCTAATTTGGGAAGCCTTTGCCGTAAAAGTGCCGCaacgatttaaaaaaaaccaaaagattCTGTATCTTAAGACGATATGTGTGAGTAAAATGATTTCaataattgtaaatatttctATACTCGCGTTTGTAATGTATATCAATTATGTGTATATCTATGTAGGTaacatattgtatatatgcGTAAGTACATGAATACATCTATCTGCTATCTGGTAAATATAGGTATTTCATATTCTTTCCTCTTTAACAGTACGAGTATTCACTATATTTGCTTAGTTAACTAGTTTCAAGGTTAACCATTGAGTTCTCTGGTTGTCATATTATCGGTTCCCCCTTGGGTTTGTTCTAGCGGCCAGCGAAGGGCATCAGTGTGAATCCTTAAGAGACGACTTTAAAGCTTAAGATTTGGGTATGCATAAGAGTTCTATTGCGTTTCGATTATGCCGTACATATAAAAAGCCGATAACTGAACAACAGCTGCTAAGAGTTCGATATTTACACTTGTCGccttaaattcaattatttgtCAACTGATATTTGGTGAGGTCCACCAGGTGCTCATATAGCATATCCTCCTGCGGCGTCAGTCCGATCATAATCCACCCGGATATGGCGGCAATGCTCCTCGTCACCGACAGGCTGCTCCACACGCTCTGCACACTGTTGCTCAGCTGCTCGAAATGGAGTAAATTGAATATGGAACTCAGACTTATCACCACGATCCTTGCACTTACCATCTCCTGTTGCGTCAGCGTTATGTTGGCATTGTTGTTGAACAGGTACAGCTTCTCGTCGATGGAATCGGAGCAGATGGCTAGGATTATTGTCGCCACATAGATCATGGTGATGATGAGCCACCGAAACGAGATCAGTTCGCTGGCATTCGAGAAGCTCCAGCGACAGATGTCCATCCtacaaatttgaaatttgaaagatTTTTAGTCAATAACtaaaaaaatctattttattttcctctaGGCTATTACCATATCAAGTGGGCGCTCTTAGATACGCACACTGGAAATAACTTATTCATGAACAAAATCATGGATATTGCCTGAAAGTTCAGCTGCGTATGGTGTGCACTTCCTACAGATTCCTGCATGACCTGACATTTAACAGTAGCACTCCGTTTGTCAGAGGGGCAAAGGTCAGGACACAGACTCCACTTCCACTGCCTGGAGATACTTAACATTTAGCCCAGCCACAGCAGCGCATAAATCAAATGGCGCTGGGATAACGAAGCGAAATGTCATACACAGTTTCACACTTCCATCCAGGCAGCCGAAAATGGCACAATTCGAATGGGCAAACAACGTCAGACAGTTCCTTTGGACCACCTAAAACCCAACCACTCAACCACCCGACCACCCAAGCCATTCAAAACCACCCACACACTTGTGCCATCGACTGGCGCAGCCTTTAAAGGTCAAGAGTGCAGCCAGGGTGGTTTGCTTGTGTGTGGGCAGCGACTTTGGCATGCAAAAAGAGCAAAGTTTAAGggcattaaaatattttgtggcTGATGAAAGCGGCCACGCAATGCGAGCGCCGcaaatttgtatttctatGAGAGCACGAAGCCGAACAAGTACCCAAATTGAGGTCACACCATCGCCACCACCACACCATCAGTTCCACGCACACTATTATCTATCAGTGTGGAACGATATCCTCGTGTCTAGACAAAGAAAAATGAAGGAAGTATGTAGAACCGGAGGTGCGAGGGCTAACTACCCACTTCCTTCAGCTGACTTCCAGCTCAATGAAACTCTCAGCGAATCCTTCGCCAACTGAGGTCAATGAGTTCTGGTGGCGAAACTCCATCGCTGCCACTGAGCATTCCCTTCTTGGCCACCTATTTTTAGCCGCTCGTTGACGAAGGTTGCGTGGTAGGCCAAATTGGCTTTTAATCAAGTCAAAGGACATCGAAAGCCCAAAGGACGCAATTGAAATTGACTAAGTGACTAGAAAATTGTAAAATCCATCGCCTAAAGAGCTAAGCTAGCTTAAAGGTGTGTAATCTATACTTATGCTTTATAGAAttcatttcttatttttcaCCAAGATCCAATCCATTACACCCAAACTCACCGATCGAAAACGGAAACCAGACAGATTATGGCCAAGCAGTAGAAGGTATTTAAGTAGATCTCCGCAAATCCGGCGTAGTCACTTATCAGGGCCAGTCCGGATGCTGCTGCGGATGGGGATGAGGATTCGCCCGACTCCGTTCCCCGATCGCCGGAATCGATGTCTATCGCCGATGGTGTCGATGCGGCTGGGGGTTGGGCCGTTGATGACACCGTCTCGCCCGCAAGACTCATGCCATTGATAACCTTGGCCCAGTCCATGGGGTGGCTGCTCAGCACGAAGAGTAGATGGGCCAGAGCTAGACCGGCTAGCAAGCCGTGGCATATGTTCGAGATGAGCAGCCAGATTCGTTGAACTACACAGGCTAGTTGTATGTTGCTGGTGATACCATTGCtagtaaaattaaataaattgctgGATTAGAGTGACATCACTGGCATCTACACTACACTATTGTGCgaatgtttaaatatatttaaattctcaaatagttaaaaacaaataatttaaatgagtATTTTCAGCAGAATATTAGGAAAAGTTTTGTGATAACCTTAGATTTGGACAGTTTCATATGCATAACTGACGTCTGAGGTATCATTTCTATTTTCCGCAACTCACCGATTAAAGTCGGCATCCAGCAAACAGCGGGTATCACCGtagctgccacgcccacttccaTTTCCGCCCATTCTGTCGCCGCCGTGGGCGTGGCTGCCGCTGGAGCGGAAGAGGCGACCGGCGCCTCCAAGCTCCGCGGCCGAGATGCCATCGAGGCGACCTCCGCCACCGCCTGCACATCCACCTCCGCCGCCGGATGCCGAAATTCCGGCGGATCCACGAACAGCCGCCCCCAGGAAGGAGCGCTTGTAGTAGCTGTGCTCCACGGGTCGATATCCGGATGACGTCTGCAGGAACATCTTGTCGATGTGCGCGGGCGCATCGTCCGTGGGCGAGACGACCGGCGTGAATGGGTTGTAGATCTCCTCGCCATCGGCCGGAGCTATGTCATCGGCCAGCTCCTTCAGAATCGAGGATATACCGCCTGCTGAGTACAACTTGGCTGTGGGAGAAAGAGGGATTCCATTCGGCTATTGTTTGTTACtt is from Drosophila melanogaster chromosome 3L and encodes:
- the CG14186 gene encoding uncharacterized protein, whose product is MEAKVHRQHQRHRRTEARQRRLEREAVATGAAAPTPTTPERAEALDCATALNEGVVSADPGGSGGTPSSAGRISAQSSADSIELVGSPSQTSQQTVVLVNGHAPPGQEEGEEESPLGAGNTRDSPPPPKQSDGSRNSSGDAMSLRETLQQLPATHHHRSRRTHSPADPDASFHRGILGYMDRELKQSSPTPSAPAGTGNGTGNGTSTGASRKQQSLSDPQASPAQRSLRSRSSFDKSPRRKRSKSESRRRRERKLIAAGEMEVRQANETLMRYLKQCSDMHDASLSGELEIDQSLEERRVHRKTKSQRDKRGQLISKLYSAGGISSILKELADDIAPADGEEIYNPFTPVVSPTDDAPAHIDKMFLQTSSGYRPVEHSYYKRSFLGAAVRGSAGISASGGGGGCAGGGGGRLDGISAAELGGAGRLFRSSGSHAHGGDRMGGNGSGRGSYGDTRCLLDADFNRNGITSNIQLACVVQRIWLLISNICHGLLAGLALAHLLFVLSSHPMDWAKVINGMSLAGETVSSTAQPPAASTPSAIDIDSGDRGTESGESSSPSAAASGLALISDYAGFAEIYLNTFYCLAIICLVSVFDRMDICRWSFSNASELISFRWLIITMIYVATIILAICSDSIDEKLYLFNNNANITLTQQEMLSNSVQSVWSSLSVTRSIAAISGWIMIGLTPQEDMLYEHLVDLTKYQLTNN